One part of the Sander vitreus isolate 19-12246 chromosome 10, sanVit1, whole genome shotgun sequence genome encodes these proteins:
- the rhogd gene encoding ras homolog gene family, member Gd, whose amino-acid sequence MQTIKCVVVGDGAVGKTCLLISYTTNAFPEEYIPTVFDNYSAQMSVDGRTVSLNLWDTAGQEEYDRLRTLSYPQTNVFIICFSIGSPSSHANVRHKWHPEVSHHCPNVPILLVGTKRDLRGDAETVKKLKEQGLAPTTQQQGNALSKQIGAVKYMECSALLQDGVREVFAEAVKAVLYPVTKKSPKKCVLL is encoded by the coding sequence ATGCAGACCATTAAGTGTGTGGTGGTGGGTGACGGGGCAGTCGGTAAAACCTGCCTACTCATCTCTTATACCACCAATGCCTTCCCCGAAGAGTACATTCCCACAGTGTTTGACAACTACAGCGCTCAGATGAGCGTAGACGGCCGCACTGTCAGCCTCAACTTGTGGGACACAGCAGGCCAGGAGGAGTATGACCGCCTGCGCACGCTCTCCTATCCCCAGACCAATGTTTTCATCATCTGCTTTTCCATTGGCAGCCCCTCCTCCCATGCCAATGTTAGGCACAAGTGGCACCCCGAGGTGTCTCATCACTGCCCCAACGTGCCCATCCTGCTGGTGGGCACCAAGAGGGACCTGAGGGGCGATGCAGAAACAGTGAAGAAGCTGAAGGAGCAGGGCCTGGCTCCTACTACCCAGCAGCAGGGCAACGCCCTGTCCAAGCAGATTGGGGCTGTTAAATACATGGAGTGTTCTGCTCTCCTGCAGGATGGTGTCAGGGAGGTGTTTGCGGAAGCTGTGAAGGCAGTGTTGTATCCAGTCACGAAAAAGAGCCCCAAGAAGTGTGTGCTCTTGTAA